The sequence AAAGCTCAGGAGATAGTTCTAAGATTTAATAAAtggggatggcatcaaatttaaaaatttctgcacagaaaaggaaacaattaagaatgtgaagagagagccaacaaaatgggagaaaatttttgctagctactcttctgacagagtattaatatccagaatatataaagaacccccCAAACTTGACACCAATGCCCCcataactcaattaataaatgggcaaatgaaataaatagacccttctcaaaagtaaatacaaatggctaacaaatatatgaaataatgttcaatatatgaaaacatgtccaacatcattagcagtgtggtatgttttctcctatatgtgaaagctagagaaaaaaggtaaagaaatgtatgtgtgtgtgtgggggtctcatgaaaattgaagggagattaATAGAGTAGATGAAAGGGACTAGGGTgagtgaggaggggaggagaagggaaaatactggggaatgatattggccaaattatattattatatgatGTGCATataagaatatgtaacaacaagtTTCAcaattatgtacaactataattcaccaataaaaatatatggaaaaaagagTTAAATCATTAGGGTGAAGCACTCCTGGATAGTATTAGAGTCCAAAGAGAAGGGCATGAGGGAGCAGGTTCAATCTCTTTTGCTCTTCTGCCTTATGAGGACACAATGTTCATCCCTTTTTGCCTTTTCACCTTCCATTTATTCCTTCTTGAAATGTTGCATTTAAAGTACCATCTTGAAAGCTCATAAGACACTAAACCTGCCAAGACACCAAACCTGCCAATATCTTGATCTTGGGATTCCTAGCCTcaaaaaactgtgagaaataaatatctattcTTATATGTTATCCAGTCTCAAGGTTTCTTATTGTAGCACTAATGGACTAAGACACAAGCTATTCTCACTGTCAATCATGGAACACTAAGATATTGTGCCTAgactaatatttttctttcttcaaggaTATTCAGTGGATTTATTAAGAAAGTATGGTAGATCCAAGTGCATTTAAAATTGAAggtttaaagttttaattttcaaaaatatctttgtgaatattaaattatGGTGAATGATTTTCATTAAATGTTGTACACcttattttcttccctccattGGTCTCAAATTTTAGTTGAATGTtgattagagtataaatttttctCAATGTTATCAACTTATACTTTTGGGTTTAGCAATTGAACTTGAATAATACATCTGTGCTTTTTACTCcagcattttattaataaaattaaccatcttAAGGGCAACTTATAAAGCTTCTATTAAAATCATCACAAACTTTAGAGCTGTTGATTTGTATATccccttttataaaaaaatagtgaaatttcTAGACACTTGTCAAAAAGGGTTAGAATTTTCCCTCATTTTGCTTCCTAATTAATCACAAGCTATATTAGAAAAAAACCCTGCATAATTATTTAATTCTCTCTTTACAGTGATAAAACAGATAATCATATGCAAAAGTCAGTAGTGAtaagcaataaaccaaataatccaCTTTTGATGTATGTTTATATCAATtaatttcccttctctttctcctatACTACTCAAGGCAAGGGAGTGTTATGTTTGTTGCAATGTACATAGTCCTTATTGAGGATAATGTGATGAATACTTCATTCTGTTCCATTCCATTTCTTGCACTCCATTCCATATGCTGACTAAGAATTCCAACTCATATATTTTAGTTGATACTGATACTGATGAAGGCTTCAGCCTCAAGAAGGCGTATCTTGGCCATTTCTGAAACCAATAAATATTCCCATGGAAATAACTAGTTgctatcttattttaaataatcccAAATGATATAGAACTGCTGTAAAATGATCCTGGAAAGGATAGAGGTAAGCAAGATATATGAGGTTTTTATTCATCAGAGTGGAAGCATAGGACAAACACAGAATTTGTAttgaaaacatacataaataagtaaaataaagttaatgtAAGTAAATTAACCACTTTGAAGAATGGAAAACACTTTTAATTCAGAGATATTGAGGACCCAGGCCATTTGACTTCTTAGTGGCAGAGTTGACAAGAACGTACATTTTTCTTTAGACCTCTTTTTGCCAGTCTCAGAGTATAAGGAAGGCCAGAAACTTTCAAATACACATAATGAAAATAGTTGCCATGTGATGTCTTTATTAATTAGCAAAGTCTAAATAAAATCACCACATTTCTTAGTAGTAgtacagaaaataaagataacCTTACATCCAAAGTTAACATCATATCTATACACCAAGTAtacaatttttattcttctgtcaACTAAAGCCAGGGTTATTTTCAGAGGCAATTTTGCAAACTGGCATTAGGGCAGTTGTCTAATATGGTTTACTTTAAACACATTCAAATGTGTGACTAAATTAGAAAAATTCCTCTGTCAAGCACATTTTATATTGACTTAATGTGCATTAATTGAATTAATCCTAAATTTTTATATGCCACAAAGTCTTCTGTGGTTCATAGAGGATAGAATCAAGTACACTAGATAAATTAAATTAGATGAAATATAGTCAATGTCAATCATAAGGCTTAAACAATAACAtgctcttaaaaatgaaatgccaGAGTCTTGGTTTGTGCTTGGCTGTCAGATTTCATTTTCACTCATTTCAAATCATTCCCTTTTCCTGGATCACATTTTGTGGagtgaaatttcatttaaaacttaTGATGATTGTGTAAAGGATTTTGTCCTTACTTGGCAGTATGATGATAGGACTATGTATAGATATATGAATATAGATGGAAATATAGAAAGATAGATACAAAGATaaatcatatatgtataaatcTTTGATATTTAGATGTTTTTGTTCAGGTATAAAGAGTCAGTTTTGTCCATTTACAATTAGAGAATTAGATGATTCAGTGAGTTTTTGAGTGGTGGTACGAAGTAATGatgatattttccaatatttagGGGAGAGTGAATGGTAGATGACCCATacaatttgtcatttttaatctAAAGATTTTCCTGTTCCTCAGTGGGATATTTTTGTAGGTCCTAAAATGTGATCTTGAATCATAGATAATCATAGATCTTGAATCTCAATCACTTGGTTTGTGAGATAGAAGTGGTTTGTCATATTAATAGGTCACGTGGGGAAAAACAGTTTGATTCAAGGATTAGTgataatacttaaaatttaaataatattataatttcacTTTGATATTTGTGATGAAAGTTCTGTACtcataaatcacattttataaatgacagAACACTCCACAATGTATGATATACTACTGAATCCTTTCTAAACgatcaaaaatattatttaaccaatACCGTAAGCCTTCAAGAAGTTGAATATATACATTTTGGTTGGAAGATGAAGTTGGTTGTTTAATGGTAACAGTTCGACTAGTGGTTGGAGTAGTAGTTTGGGGTATGAGTACAGCtgtagtttcagaagtttcaggtGCAGGAGTGTCTGGGGAAGAATTAGGTGTGGTATGTGAGACTTCTGTGATCTCTGTTGAAGCTGAGGAAGGTTGTGATGTTGGTGTAGTTGGGGAAGATGTAGGTGGGCCAGCTGTGGTCTCTGGCAGAGCTGAAGAAGGTTGTTGTGTTGGTGTAGTTGGGGAAGATGTAGGTGGGGCACCTGTGGTCTCCTGCAGAGCTGAAGAAGGTTGTGGTGTTGGTGTAGTTGGGGAAGATGTAGGTGGGGCACCTGTGGTCTCTGGTGCTGAAGAAGGTTGTTGTGTTGGTGTAGTTGGGGAAGATGTAGGTGGGGCACCTGTGGTCTCTGGCAGAGGTGAAGAAGGTTGTTGTGTTGGTGTAGTTGGGGAAGATGTAGGTGGGGCACCTGTGGTCTCTGGTGCTGAAGAAGGTTGTGGTGTTGGTGTAGTTGGGGAAGATGTAGGTGGGGCACCTGTGGTCTCCTGCAGAGCTGAAGAAGGTTGTGGTGTTGGCGTAGCTACAGAAGAGCCAGTCCTGGTATTTTCTCTTGCAGAAGTGGTACTAGCATTCTGAGTGAAAGGAATCACACCTGAAGTGGTAGTAATTTTGGTGGAAGGAGATTTGGAATTCAAAGATGGAAGTTGAGTAGTGGTCTCTGGATTTTTATTGTTGACCACAGTGTTATTTTTGACTGAACACTTAGGAGGTGAATGTGCAGGCTTACGCTTAGAGAACTGGTGTAGAACAACATGGTAATACTTTTTAAGGAGTGGATTACGATGGGATGGTAGTCCAGAAGAATGTGGTAATTTGTGAAGTTTAGGTGACTGTTGAGATTGTTTTTTGTGATTCTTTCGTCCACTTTCGATgaactgcagaaaataaagtgaaaaaagtcCATTGATCCATCAACTAAAGTTTCATTGTTGACCATAGAATAAGcagtatttataaaatgttttgggATTAGGAACTGGATCACCAGTAGAGTAATTAGCTTCCTAATTTCACTCAGTCTCATATTTCACTAGCTTACTCTCCTCCTTTCAGGTGATTACTAAGGATACTAAGAAGATTGCCCAGGTTTTGGAGGAGCATGTTTGAAACATACTGCCAAAGTTTTGGATCTGTCCAGTGCCTACCCTTAAATAACTGAGAGACTTTAGACAAGACACTTAATTTGATTAGGTCTTTGTTTACTCATTTATGaaacaattcaaattaaattaaatttcataccCAAGTCTAATTATATGGCCTcaatactttgaaatatttatgcTGTTAATTCTCTTAGATGATTTGCTTCATGAGGGcaggattttgttttgtcttctcaTATGCCCAATTCCTAGAACTACAAATAGCAGGCACTCACTAGATATTTACTGAATGCATGAAATTAACATtaactattaaataaaaaaattcatttatttatttttgaataaaatcttagcatttaatagtattttacttatgttgtaaaataatttcagatattttattttagctgACCAATAATACCTATGACATTTTTAGATGAAGGcaaattaaaatactataaattactataaaatactatatatagAACCTGTATCAAATGACCAATTTGCCTgattaacttaaaatatattaattattattaatcaaCTTATTAGTTACAGATGGACATAATATAACTTGTTAATTCGAATTGAATTTAGGGAGGTTTGAGaagagaaaatgtataaaatgcaaGCCTCTAAAGTTCTGAGTTTGGATGACTGAGTGTACAGGTATTTATAGTAACTATAAATGTGCTAGGAGGAACACATTAAGTGTATTATTGATCCTTAACTGCCTGTTCatatctgtgatttatttttattaaaaatactctTATATAACACTTTGTCAGGCCCAATTCTAAGTGGTTTATAAATGCAAGTTTATTTAGTTCCTTAGCTACATCGTGAAGTGGATGCTGTTATTATCCTtattatacagatgaggaaactgagttccAGGGAAATTAAGTTAGGAAATTGTGTCTTTGTATGCAAACCAAAATTTTAAGGGTagaggagtgggagaaaatgtgaGGAAGGGGAGAGTTGGGTGGAGTCAAAGGAGTAGGGAAGGGAGACAGACACAGGACACTTGGAGCCAGAACAGAGTGGGTAGGAGGAAGCAGCAgattcttaaaataataagagGAATGCTGAACTCTtctaaggaaggaaaagaaggagaaaaaattagTCACGAAAGAAATAGATTCAGAAAGGAAGAGGACTAGAAGAGTGCAAGGTCAAGATAACATACTTGAAACTAGAAAACACATTGAATTTCTGCGTTTGGGCTGGGCAAgttggtgcacgcctgtaatcccagtgacttgggacgATGAGGTAAGAGAaactcgagttcaaagccagcctcagcaaaagcaaggtgctaagcaactcagtgagaccctgtctctaaataaaaaaaaatacaaaagtagggctggggatgtggctcagtggcagagtgcccctgagttcaatccctggtacacccccttCCCTCCAAAATTTCTGCACTTGATGTTATTAGCCTATTTTTATGACCATATGAAAACCTGTAATCAATTTCTAGTGAAGAAGGAAGCAGTATgttaaatgtgttatttttaacAGACTCCAGAATATATTCCCTCAATCTTTCTTTGAGACATCTGGAAAAAAAGGAACCACATTATCCACTCCCTGAAATCATTCCGCATGTCCTTTGTTGCTATGGGCTGGTCTTTGGCTGTGGGTTGTTTTCACTCTCCGCTACATCCCTATTATGTTCTAAGGATTCGTGGAGGCATTTCTGTGTtacttttatatattcaagttatTTGGAAACTCTTTCACTAGAAACTTTCTGGTATTTGGACAGTTTGAAGAGTTTTATTTAACCTGAGCTTGGGAAAAGGATGATTCTACAGGTATTTGGATTTGTGGGAAGCACCAGGAAGGGCCTCCTCAAACTAATATCCCAGATTTTGTCATTccacaataaaatattgtgtTGATCAGAGTGCCACCATTTCTTTCAATATAGAAGTATTTTATATCTAGTAGtttcttattaaaagaaaacttttcaaaaagtgAATATGATTCCTTATAACCTTATCAAATAGTATAAAGagattatatgatttttatatctacATCACgctatataatttataaatgtgtTCTCATTTACTCTTATCCTCATTTGCCTCGTTTTTTCTCTGTAAAGTACGTACTGTTATCACTATTTTGTACATAGGGAAATTGGAGACCTACTAAACAGATTTTAAATTGCTCAAGATTAATCTGGATGGTCAGTTTAGACATGAGTTTAATTTGACATCTTCTGAGTCCTGTTGAGTACTCTTTCTGCTATAATCACAGAAATTAACATCAGGATTTAGGGGAAAAGACTAAGATGGCTTTGGGTCGAGGGAGGGAATTATGTGATAAACGGGAAATATGAGAATATCCAAGAGTAAATTCCATCCACTCTATCAGTTTTACCCCTCTCTATATTTTTACTACTGTCATAATATTCTTGGGTTTTTCCACTTTATTCAGTAAATAAATGTGCAGTAAATGTTTTAATCTACTTAAAAGCATATAGACTTTGAGAAAAATGTGGTTGTTATTATAGAATGTATCACCAGGGatcattattacttttaatcTTGCTTTCCCTGTAGACTCTAAATATCTTAAATACAGGGTCCACTTTGTGTTCTTTTGCTTTAGAAACATACGTTCCTGTCCCCTTTTGtggttccttcattttctctatccatgTCCAAACTTCCTATAATTTCTCCTTAGGtgaccttgttttctcataactttaaatatatttaaattgtattgattcctttctgaaatttataaaatgtatatccaAATGTCTTCTTGACATCTCAATGTAGAAGTCTAAtagccatttaaaattttacatgtcTAAAAGAGAAATCCTTGTTCAGTTCTTTCTTTTACCACACACCTAATCCATCAGAGGGTATAATAGACTTAATTACCAAAATCTATCTAAATATACCCTCATCTTTAATTTTAAGTGCTGATAGTTGGTATAAATCTCCCTTATCTTTTATCTGGACCACTACCATAACTTTCTGACTAGTCTCTTTATCTCAACTTTTGTCCTCTGCCTTCTGTTTTCTCCGCAGAATCCTAAGTCATGTAACTCCTCTGGGGGCTCACTGATCATCCTAAGGGTTCCTGACATGCTTAGAATCAAAACCCCATATTCCACACCAAGGCCTAAAGGCCATGTAAGATCTGTCTTCTGCATCTCTGTCAGAGCTTACCACAGTCATTATAAAGTTGGAACTCTATAGATATTGATGAAATGAAATCGTTTCCTTGTGCTTTAAATGatgtattttcttatatttcacagaaaacaaagattttgagCGTCTTGGACATACAAATTGCTTgtagcacttttaaaaaatttctttcacttcacttcatttattatttattttaaaagacataaaactgtaaaaattgtacatatggggggactagggaagaaaagagttactttagattaggcagaggggaatgaagggaggggagaaggaatgggggaaggaaaaatagtagaatgaatcagacattattaccctatgtaaatatataactatatgatgGATGggattctacattatgtacaaccagaagaatgagaaattgatactccattgtatatgatgtatcaaagtccattctactgacatgtataattaattaattttttttaaaaaagagtaagagaaaattgtacatattaatggataCCATGTGATATTGATATCTcaatatgttaatatattaatGAATGTTTAAACTGAGGTAAACATATTTGACTCCTcagacatttgtcatttctttgtggtggaaacattcaaaatcttttcctgtagctttttgaaatacatagtacataattgttatctatagtcaccttATTATGCAACAGTATGCCAGAACTTCTTAgtcctatctaactgtaactcTTGAAATCTCAATTAAGTCTACACACTAAATGTTTGTTATTGATTCATGAGGTGGATACTTACTGGGAAGCAAGCAATCAGCACAAAGATGCATACAAGCAGTGATAgcgttttcatcttttttctactGGCTCCTGGGAAAAGCAGAAAAGTGACTCAGTGTTAGCTATGATATTGTAAGAGAGGGGTGAGCTTTGTTAAATGACTTTTATTATTAGAATGTAGACCAATGGTTTctgaaaattacatatatatattttactccAGAGTGGTAAGGCAAAATTGCTTTAAGTCTAAGATGCATTCTTTGAGAGAGGAAGCATTGGAGGAGAGCCaagaattattatcatttttaaaaattttgattcattgtacacaaatggggtacaacttttgtttctctggttgtacaagaagAATTATTCTTATCACTAATTTGCAGCATAGGTACTTGATAATAAAGATTGCCTAGGAAAATCAAGATCTTAGTAAGTTTagcaataaaaaaaggaaataattttcttcctatttctattCTAAGTCAGGAAGTCTCCTTGTTTGGAGAACCATCTTATAAACTATTGATATTTACTAAACATAGTTTTATAAATGTTCCTTGGAATGTTCTTGTATGCACAGAAGATATTCCTTGACTCTGTGATATGAAGCTGTTACTTAGAACAAAGAACTatataaaacaaacttttcttcaaACATTAGTCTCCTGAAGGTTTTGCCATTTGATGCCCTTTATCTAAATCCACAAAGGACaagactttgttttatttattttatgtaatcatGCCTAGTAC comes from Sciurus carolinensis chromosome 10, mSciCar1.2, whole genome shotgun sequence and encodes:
- the Muc7 gene encoding mucin-7; the protein is MKTLSLLVCIFVLIACFPFIESGRKNHKKQSQQSPKLHKLPHSSGLPSHRNPLLKKYYHVVLHQFSKRKPAHSPPKCSVKNNTVVNNKNPETTTQLPSLNSKSPSTKITTTSGVIPFTQNASTTSARENTRTGSSVATPTPQPSSALQETTGAPPTSSPTTPTPQPSSAPETTGAPPTSSPTTPTQQPSSPLPETTGAPPTSSPTTPTQQPSSAPETTGAPPTSSPTTPTPQPSSALQETTGAPPTSSPTTPTQQPSSALPETTAGPPTSSPTTPTSQPSSASTEITEVSHTTPNSSPDTPAPETSETTAVLIPQTTTPTTSRTVTIKQPTSSSNQNVYIQLLEGLRYWLNNIFDRLERIQ